In one window of Heterodontus francisci isolate sHetFra1 chromosome 24, sHetFra1.hap1, whole genome shotgun sequence DNA:
- the LOC137383663 gene encoding uncharacterized protein, translating into MKRVIHCIAIGLTIFGTIGEPALELSRRMNTPEAVATWEDYPVARNNFAPQIKIVRTNKGQREDLNLYYEGVDGLACAGKTLVYQRNRSLTLTNRVLGTCDEDRGRYYVGAMFHIPRHGSNLTDPLKRVHNVGKYQEGIWISLSNPPSHAIVMDGVEKGVDLSKFHQGENHWACPEETTRPKRTNCGLSTYENCSLSILPVNNQTFLQYALVGQTYYIATAAINYKGWKQCPLGGHNVAIHNVTSDLVVGGQALPKPITRIVIKENLTIQRTDTDQEVREYIATELPPIPHLTADCRRGKRDNSSME; encoded by the coding sequence atgaagagggtgatacattgcattgcaattggattgaccatatttgggacaaTAGGTGAACCCGCATTGGAGCTGTCACGACGAATGAACACGCCTGAAGCAGTGGCGACGTGGGAAGACtatcccgtggccagaaacaactttgctccgcagatcaagatagttcgaaccaacaaaggacagcgagaagatttaaatttgtattatgagGGAGTGGATGGGTTGGCGTGTGCAGGAAAAACATTGGTATACCAGaggaacagaagtttgaccttaactaacagagtgttaggtacctgtgacgaggatagaggaagatattatgttggggcaATGTTTCATATTCCCCGACACGGGAGCAATTTGACCGaccctttaaagagagtccataacgtgggcaagtaccaggagggtatttggatatctttaagtaacccaccatctcatgctattgtaatggatggtgttgagaaaggggtagatttgtcaaaattTCATCAAGGGGAgaatcactgggcctgtccggaagagacAACGAGACCGAAACGtacaaattgcgggctcagcacctatgaaaattgttcattgtccattttGCCTGTAAATAACCAGACAtttttacaatatgcccttgtggggcaaacgtaTTACATAGCCACGGCTGCTATAAATtacaagggatggaaacagtgccctctggggggacacaatgtagccattcacaatgtaacctcggacttggttgttggtggacaagccctgcctaagccaataacgaggatagtgataaaggagaatctcacgatccaacgtactgatacagatcaagaggtacgggaatatattgccaccgaattaccacccatcccacacctaacagcggattgcagaagaggcaaaagagataattcatcaatggaataa
- the LOC137383605 gene encoding ribonuclease H-like, which translates to MGTESKGAKGKEEPHLKIFVDGSSSGQDGERRTGCGIYVEDEHGQEKFSAALKLSQTMSAQAAELAAVAYVVGHPEYFPPGSVIYSDSMYVCNSLTEHLPLWEARGFVSADRKPLPSAPLLRYIFEGAQGKGYGITKVKAHSKLAPEGNRKADELAKQGAVSGQEWKPPIEDIGEQKGKQVKVMDLTAEQKKDGELKKLIEGVESDT; encoded by the coding sequence atggggacAGAAAGCAAAGGTGCAAAGGgaaaagaagaaccccacttaaaaatttttgtggatggttcgTCATCAGGACAGGATGGCGAGAGGAggactgggtgcgggatatatgtagaagatgAACACGGTCAGGAAAAATTTAGCGCAGCCTTAAAATTGTCTCAAACCATGAGCgcgcaggcggcagaattagcagccgtcgcatatgtggttggccacccagaatacttcccgcccggatcagttatatattctgatagcatgtatgtctgtaatagcctcacggaacatttgcccttatgggaggcgagaggttttgtTTCAGCGGATAGGAAGCCCCTTCCATCAgctccattattaagatacatctttgagggagcacaggggaaaggatatgggatcacaaaggtaaaagctcattcaaaacttgctccggaagggaacaggaaagcggatgagctcgccaaacaaggtgctgttagtgggcaggaatggaaGCCACcaattgaggacattggggaacagaaaggaaaacaggttaaggtaatggatttaacagcggagcagaagaaagatggagaattgaaaaaactgatagaaggagtagagtcagatacATAG